Proteins encoded by one window of Serratia nevei:
- a CDS encoding thymidine kinase — translation MAQLYFYYSAMNAGKSTALLQSSYNYQERGMRTLVFTAEIDHRYGVGKVSSRIGLSSQAQLYNNDSMLFAMIQQEHQQQQVHCVLLDESQFLTKAQVEQLCDVVDQLDIPVLCYGLRTDFLGELFTGSHYLLAWADKLVELKTICHCGRKANMVLRLDENGKAMHAGEQVVIGGNESYVSVCRKHYKEAIHSLD, via the coding sequence ATGGCTCAACTTTATTTTTATTACTCTGCGATGAATGCCGGCAAGTCTACCGCGCTGCTACAGTCTTCATATAACTATCAAGAGCGGGGTATGCGCACGCTGGTGTTCACCGCGGAGATCGATCACCGCTATGGCGTAGGCAAAGTCAGCTCGCGCATCGGGTTATCTTCACAGGCCCAGCTCTATAACAACGACTCAATGCTCTTCGCCATGATTCAGCAAGAGCATCAACAGCAGCAGGTGCATTGTGTGCTGCTCGATGAAAGCCAGTTCCTGACCAAAGCGCAGGTTGAGCAATTGTGCGATGTGGTGGACCAACTGGACATTCCCGTATTGTGTTACGGCCTGCGCACCGATTTTCTCGGTGAGTTGTTTACCGGCAGCCACTATTTGCTGGCCTGGGCCGATAAGCTGGTGGAATTGAAAACCATCTGTCACTGCGGGCGCAAAGCCAATATGGTGCTGCGACTGGACGAGAATGGCAAAGCGATGCATGCCGGTGAACAGGTGGTGATTGGCGGTAACGAGAGCTATGTCTCCGTCTGCCGCAAGCATTATAAAGAGGCGATTCATTCCCTGGACTAA
- the hns gene encoding histone-like nucleoid-structuring protein H-NS — protein sequence MSEALKILNNIRTLRAQARECTLETLEEMLEKLEVVVNERREEDSQAQAEIEERTRKLQQYREMLIADGIDPNELLQTMAANKAAGKAKRAARPAKYQYKDENGELKTWTGQGRTPAVIKKAIEEQGKSLDDFLL from the coding sequence ATGAGCGAAGCATTAAAGATTTTGAACAACATCCGCACCCTGCGCGCCCAGGCAAGAGAATGCACTCTGGAAACGCTGGAAGAAATGCTCGAGAAACTGGAAGTTGTTGTGAACGAACGTCGCGAAGAAGACAGCCAGGCTCAAGCAGAAATCGAAGAACGCACTCGTAAGCTGCAGCAATACCGCGAAATGCTGATTGCTGACGGTATCGACCCGAATGAACTGCTGCAAACCATGGCTGCCAACAAGGCTGCCGGTAAAGCAAAACGTGCGGCACGTCCTGCTAAATACCAATATAAAGACGAAAACGGCGAGCTGAAAACCTGGACCGGCCAAGGCCGTACTCCTGCGGTGATTAAGAAAGCTATCGAAGAGCAAGGTAAATCTCTGGACGATTTCCTGCTGTAA
- a CDS encoding NAD-dependent epimerase, producing MKFLVTGAAGFIGYHVAERLLTAGHQVVGIDNLNDYYDVGLKTARLDRLADKPGFRFIKLDLADREGMAALFAEHQFQRVIHLGAQAGVRYSLVNPLAYADANLIGHLNVLEGCRHNKVEHLLYASSSSVYGLNRKLPFATEDSVDHPVSLYAATKKANELMAHSYSHLYGLPTTGLRFFTVYGPWGRPDMALFKFTKAILAGESIDVYNHGEMHRDFTYIDDIAEAIVRLQAVIPQANPSWTVEQGSPATSSAPYHVYNIGNSAPVKLMEYISALEQALGVTARKNMLPMQPGDVMDTSADTEELYRDIGFKPETGVEEGVKRFVDWYKAFYQVQ from the coding sequence ATGAAATTCCTGGTTACAGGCGCCGCAGGATTTATTGGCTATCACGTTGCAGAGCGTTTGTTGACCGCCGGTCATCAGGTTGTCGGCATTGATAACCTGAACGACTATTATGACGTGGGCCTGAAAACGGCCCGTCTGGACAGACTGGCGGATAAGCCGGGATTCCGCTTTATCAAGCTGGATTTGGCCGATCGTGAAGGGATGGCGGCATTGTTCGCCGAGCATCAGTTCCAACGAGTCATTCATTTGGGGGCTCAAGCCGGCGTACGTTATTCGCTGGTCAATCCGTTGGCTTATGCGGATGCTAACCTGATCGGCCATTTAAACGTTCTGGAAGGCTGCCGTCATAATAAAGTCGAGCATTTACTCTACGCCTCTTCCAGTTCGGTATATGGCCTGAATCGCAAGCTGCCGTTTGCGACCGAAGATTCGGTTGATCATCCGGTGTCATTGTATGCGGCAACGAAAAAGGCCAATGAGCTGATGGCACACAGCTACTCCCATTTATACGGTCTCCCGACGACGGGGCTGCGATTCTTTACCGTATATGGCCCTTGGGGGCGTCCGGACATGGCGCTGTTCAAATTCACCAAAGCCATATTGGCGGGGGAGAGCATCGACGTATATAACCATGGCGAAATGCATCGCGATTTTACTTACATCGATGATATCGCTGAGGCGATAGTGCGCTTGCAGGCGGTTATTCCGCAGGCAAATCCATCCTGGACCGTTGAACAGGGATCGCCGGCGACCAGTTCTGCTCCGTACCATGTTTATAATATCGGCAATAGCGCTCCCGTAAAACTGATGGAATATATCAGCGCGCTGGAGCAGGCATTGGGGGTCACCGCCCGTAAGAATATGCTGCCGATGCAACCAGGCGATGTGATGGATACCAGTGCGGATACGGAAGAGCTTTATCGTGACATTGGTTTCAAACCGGAAACCGGCGTTGAAGAGGGTGTGAAGCGCTTTGTTGACTGGTATAAGGCATTCTATCAGGTTCAATAA
- a CDS encoding UDP-glucose dehydrogenase family protein gives MKVTVFGIGYVGLVQAAVLAEVGHDVMCIDVDERKVENLKKGNIPIFEPGLTPLVQQNYEAGRLHFTTDAKAGVAHGNIQFIAVGTPPDEDGSADLKYVTAVARTIAEHMTDRKVVIDKSTVPVGTADKVRQVMAETLAKRGSSVPFDVVSNPEFLKEGAAVADCMRPERIVIGTDNKDVIEPIRELYEPFNRNHDRMIMMDIRSAELTKYAANCMLATKISFMNEMSNLAEMLGADIEKVRQGIGSDSRIGYHFIYPGCGYGGSCFPKDVQALIRTAEQIGYQPKLLQAVEQVNYQQKDKLNSFIKDYFGSDLKGKIFALWGLAFKPNTDDMREASSRVLIEQLWAAGATVQAYDPEAMNEVQRIYGQRDDLKLMGTKEAALHGADALVICTEWQNFRAPDFDVIKSELKQPVIFDGRNLYDPERLENRGFTYYAIGRGASIKPVI, from the coding sequence ATGAAAGTAACAGTTTTTGGTATTGGTTATGTGGGTCTGGTGCAGGCCGCCGTGCTGGCTGAAGTTGGCCATGACGTTATGTGCATTGACGTCGATGAGCGAAAAGTCGAAAACCTGAAAAAAGGAAATATTCCGATTTTTGAACCGGGCCTGACGCCGCTGGTGCAGCAAAACTATGAGGCTGGCCGTCTGCATTTCACTACCGATGCCAAAGCGGGCGTGGCGCACGGGAATATCCAGTTCATCGCCGTCGGTACGCCGCCGGATGAAGACGGTTCCGCTGACCTGAAATATGTCACTGCGGTTGCGCGCACCATCGCCGAGCACATGACCGATCGTAAAGTGGTGATCGACAAGTCCACCGTTCCGGTCGGCACGGCGGACAAAGTGCGTCAGGTGATGGCGGAAACGCTGGCGAAACGCGGCAGCAGCGTGCCGTTCGACGTGGTGTCTAACCCGGAATTCCTGAAGGAAGGTGCCGCGGTAGCAGACTGTATGCGCCCGGAGCGCATCGTTATCGGTACCGATAATAAAGATGTGATCGAACCTATTCGCGAGCTGTACGAGCCGTTTAACCGCAATCACGATCGTATGATCATGATGGATATCCGTAGCGCAGAGCTGACCAAGTATGCTGCCAACTGCATGCTGGCGACCAAGATCAGCTTTATGAACGAAATGTCCAACCTGGCGGAAATGCTGGGGGCGGACATTGAGAAAGTGCGTCAGGGCATCGGTTCCGACTCACGCATCGGTTATCACTTCATCTACCCTGGCTGTGGCTACGGTGGTTCTTGCTTCCCGAAAGATGTCCAGGCGTTGATCCGCACGGCGGAGCAGATCGGTTACCAACCGAAGCTGCTGCAGGCGGTTGAGCAGGTCAACTACCAACAGAAAGACAAGCTGAACAGCTTTATCAAAGACTACTTCGGCAGCGATCTGAAGGGCAAAATCTTCGCGCTGTGGGGCCTGGCATTCAAGCCGAATACCGATGACATGCGTGAAGCGTCCAGCCGCGTGCTGATAGAGCAACTGTGGGCTGCCGGCGCCACCGTTCAAGCCTACGACCCGGAAGCAATGAACGAAGTCCAACGCATCTATGGCCAGCGTGACGACTTGAAGCTGATGGGTACCAAAGAGGCTGCGCTGCACGGCGCCGATGCTCTGGTGATCTGCACCGAATGGCAGAATTTCCGCGCACCGGACTTCGACGTGATCAAAAGTGAACTGAAGCAGCCGGTGATCTTCGATGGACGTAACCTGTACGATCCGGAGCGTTTGGAGAATCGCGGCTTTACCTACTACGCGATTGGCCGTGGCGCCTCGATTAAACCGGTTATTTAA
- the galU gene encoding UTP--glucose-1-phosphate uridylyltransferase GalU yields the protein MPAVNRKVRKAVIPVAGLGTRMLPATKAIPKEMLPLVDKPLIQYVVNECIAAGINEIVLVTHSSKNSIENHFDTSFELEAMLEKRVKRQLLDEVQSICPKGVTVMQVRQGNAKGLGHAIMCAYPMVGDEPVAVVLPDVILDEYSADPKKDNLHDMLQRFEATGVSQIMVEPVPHKDVGNYGVADCKGVDLQPGESAPMVSVVEKPSPDKAPSNLAIVGRYVLSADIWPLLAKTPPGAGDEIQLTDSIEMLMQQETVEAYHLKGVSHDCGNKLGYMQAFVEYGMRHASLGKEFSQWLQQVVAADKK from the coding sequence ATGCCTGCTGTAAATCGCAAAGTCAGAAAAGCCGTGATCCCGGTTGCAGGCTTGGGTACGCGGATGTTACCGGCCACCAAAGCCATTCCAAAAGAAATGCTGCCGCTGGTTGATAAACCGCTGATCCAATACGTCGTCAATGAGTGCATTGCGGCAGGGATTAACGAGATTGTGCTGGTCACTCACTCCTCCAAAAACTCGATCGAAAACCATTTTGATACCAGTTTCGAACTGGAAGCGATGCTGGAAAAACGCGTCAAGCGCCAATTGCTGGATGAAGTACAGTCGATCTGCCCGAAAGGCGTTACCGTGATGCAAGTCCGCCAGGGGAATGCCAAAGGCCTGGGGCACGCTATCATGTGCGCCTACCCGATGGTGGGCGATGAGCCGGTCGCCGTGGTGTTGCCGGACGTGATCCTCGACGAATACAGCGCCGATCCGAAAAAAGACAACCTGCACGACATGCTGCAGCGCTTCGAAGCCACCGGCGTCAGCCAGATCATGGTTGAACCCGTGCCGCATAAGGATGTCGGAAACTACGGCGTAGCCGACTGCAAGGGCGTCGATCTGCAACCTGGCGAAAGCGCGCCGATGGTCAGCGTGGTCGAGAAGCCGTCGCCGGATAAAGCGCCTTCCAACCTGGCGATTGTCGGTCGTTACGTGCTGTCCGCCGATATTTGGCCGCTGTTGGCGAAAACGCCTCCAGGTGCCGGCGACGAAATTCAGCTGACTGACAGCATCGAAATGTTGATGCAGCAGGAAACGGTGGAAGCGTATCACCTGAAAGGCGTGAGCCATGATTGTGGCAACAAACTGGGTTACATGCAGGCATTTGTGGAATACGGCATGCGCCATGCCAGCCTCGGTAAAGAATTTTCTCAGTGGCTGCAACAGGTTGTTGCCGCTGACAAGAAATAA
- the rssB gene encoding two-component system response regulator RssB encodes MALPLTHKRILIVEDEQVFRSVLVGYLTSLGAETGEATNGLQALSAVDDFKPDLILCDLAMPEMGGIEFVEHLRLQGGQIPVLVISATDKMADIAKVLRLGVQDVLLKPLTDLNRLREAVLACLYPNMFTSQAIEEVELFQDWDALSKNPSEAVKLLKQLQPPVQQTIAHCRINYRQLTTGENPGLVLDIAALSEKDLAFYCLDVTRAGDNGVLAALLLRALFNGLLQDHLANQQHRLPQMSALLKQVNQLLRQGKLDGQFPLLLGYYHAENKNLILVSAGLHANVNTGDNQIQLSNGVPLGTLGATYMNQISQRCTAWQCQVWGSGGRLRLMLSAE; translated from the coding sequence ATGGCATTACCACTCACTCACAAACGCATCTTGATCGTTGAGGACGAACAGGTTTTTCGTTCCGTGCTGGTCGGTTATTTGACCTCGCTGGGCGCTGAAACCGGCGAGGCGACCAACGGTTTGCAGGCGCTGAGTGCCGTCGATGACTTCAAGCCCGATCTGATTCTGTGCGATCTCGCGATGCCGGAAATGGGCGGTATCGAATTCGTTGAGCACCTGCGTTTACAGGGGGGGCAGATCCCGGTGCTGGTGATCTCGGCCACCGACAAGATGGCCGACATTGCCAAGGTGTTGCGCTTGGGCGTACAGGATGTCCTGCTGAAGCCCCTGACCGATCTCAATCGCCTGCGTGAAGCGGTGCTGGCGTGTTTATACCCCAATATGTTCACCTCTCAGGCGATTGAAGAGGTTGAGCTGTTTCAGGATTGGGATGCGCTGAGCAAAAACCCTTCCGAAGCCGTCAAACTGCTTAAACAACTGCAACCGCCGGTACAGCAGACCATTGCACATTGCCGGATCAACTATCGGCAGTTAACCACGGGCGAAAATCCCGGTCTGGTGCTGGATATTGCCGCGTTGTCAGAAAAAGACCTGGCATTCTATTGCCTGGACGTCACGCGCGCCGGCGATAATGGCGTATTGGCGGCATTGCTGTTGCGCGCATTATTTAATGGGTTGCTGCAAGACCATCTGGCTAATCAACAACATCGTCTGCCGCAAATGTCAGCATTGTTAAAGCAGGTTAATCAATTATTGCGGCAGGGGAAATTAGATGGCCAATTCCCTCTGTTGCTGGGATATTACCACGCCGAAAATAAGAACCTGATTCTGGTGTCCGCCGGGCTGCATGCCAACGTCAATACCGGGGATAATCAAATTCAGCTGAGCAACGGCGTACCGCTGGGGACGCTGGGGGCTACCTATATGAACCAGATCAGTCAACGTTGCACCGCCTGGCAATGTCAGGTGTGGGGCAGCGGGGGCCGATTGCGGCTGATGCTGAGCGCTGAATAA
- the rssA gene encoding patatin-like phospholipase RssA, with protein MRQIKIGLALGAGSAKGWAHIGVINALKKLGIEVDIVAGCSVGALVGAAFASHRLPAMEQWVRSFSYWDVIRLMDFSWQRGGLLRGDRVFNAVGQLLKINDIAECALKFGAVTTNLSTGRELWLTEGDIHQAVRASCSMPGLLAPVWADGYWLVDGAVVNPVPVSLCRALGADIVIAVDLQHDAHLMQQDLFSVRIEDESSDDAPADTWRGRLRARVGRMRQRKPTTAPTAMEIMGTSIQMLENRLKRNRMASDPPDVLIQPFCPQISTLDFHRADEAIEAGLLAVEKQLDRLLPLIKNR; from the coding sequence ATGCGGCAAATCAAGATCGGACTGGCGCTGGGAGCTGGCTCGGCTAAAGGCTGGGCGCACATCGGCGTGATCAATGCGTTAAAGAAACTGGGAATTGAGGTCGATATCGTTGCCGGCTGCTCTGTCGGTGCGTTAGTGGGCGCGGCGTTCGCCAGCCATCGCCTGCCGGCGATGGAGCAGTGGGTGCGGTCGTTCAGCTATTGGGACGTGATTCGTCTGATGGACTTTTCCTGGCAGCGTGGTGGCTTGTTGCGCGGCGATCGGGTGTTTAACGCCGTCGGACAGCTATTGAAGATCAACGATATTGCCGAATGCGCGCTGAAGTTCGGCGCCGTGACGACCAATCTCAGCACCGGCCGCGAACTGTGGCTGACCGAAGGCGATATTCATCAGGCGGTGCGCGCTTCCTGCAGCATGCCTGGCCTGCTGGCGCCGGTGTGGGCCGACGGCTATTGGCTGGTGGACGGCGCGGTGGTCAATCCGGTGCCGGTGTCCCTTTGCCGGGCGCTGGGTGCCGATATCGTCATCGCGGTCGATCTGCAGCATGACGCGCACCTGATGCAGCAGGATTTGTTCTCGGTACGCATTGAGGACGAAAGTTCGGACGATGCGCCTGCCGATACCTGGCGCGGGCGTCTGAGAGCGCGCGTCGGCAGAATGCGACAGCGTAAACCGACGACGGCGCCGACGGCGATGGAGATTATGGGCACCTCGATTCAGATGCTGGAAAATCGCCTGAAGCGTAACCGGATGGCGAGCGATCCGCCGGACGTGCTGATCCAACCTTTTTGCCCGCAAATCTCGACGCTGGATTTCCACCGCGCCGATGAAGCGATCGAGGCAGGGTTACTGGCGGTGGAAAAACAACTGGATCGGTTGTTGCCGTTGATAAAAAATAGATAA
- a CDS encoding YchJ family protein, which translates to MPESCPCGSGLAYNACCAPFISGNQPAPTPGQLMRSRFTAYVNHNVDYLIATWHPDCGAEAWRNAIVDSFKNTEWLGLTIVEEKAGHEPDEGFVEFIARFTDGESGEPQAMHERSRFLRRDQRWYYIDGTKPQPGRNAICPCGSGKKYKKCCGR; encoded by the coding sequence TTGCCCGAATCATGCCCATGCGGCAGCGGACTGGCGTATAACGCATGCTGTGCCCCTTTTATCAGCGGCAATCAACCGGCGCCGACACCCGGCCAGCTGATGCGTTCACGCTTCACCGCCTACGTGAATCATAACGTCGATTATCTGATCGCTACCTGGCACCCCGACTGCGGCGCCGAAGCCTGGCGCAATGCGATCGTCGACAGCTTTAAAAATACCGAATGGCTGGGCCTGACGATCGTGGAAGAGAAAGCCGGCCATGAGCCGGACGAAGGCTTCGTCGAATTCATCGCCCGTTTTACCGATGGCGAAAGCGGCGAACCGCAGGCGATGCATGAGCGCTCGCGCTTCCTTCGTCGCGATCAACGTTGGTATTATATCGACGGCACCAAGCCCCAGCCCGGCAGAAATGCAATTTGTCCCTGTGGCTCAGGGAAAAAATACAAGAAGTGCTGCGGGCGCTAG
- the purU gene encoding formyltetrahydrofolate deformylase, translating to MPHQNVQRKVLRTICPDAKGLIAKITNICYKHELNIVQNNEFVDHRTGRFFMRTELEGIFNDNTLLADLDSALPEGSLRELHSTGRRRIVVLVTKEAHCLGDLLMKSAYGGLDVEIAAVIGNHDTLQSLVERFDIPFHLVSHEGLTREQHDREMTAQIDQYQPDYVVLAKYMRVLTPAFVQHYPNQVINIHHSFLPAFIGARPYHQAYERGVKIIGATAHYVNDNLDEGPIIMQDVIHVDHTYSAEDMMRAGRDVEKNVLSRALYQVLAQRVFVYGNRTVIL from the coding sequence ATGCCACACCAAAATGTACAACGGAAAGTGTTACGCACCATCTGCCCGGACGCCAAAGGGCTGATCGCCAAGATCACCAACATCTGTTACAAGCACGAACTCAATATCGTTCAGAATAATGAGTTCGTCGATCACCGCACCGGGCGTTTCTTCATGCGTACCGAGCTGGAAGGCATTTTCAACGACAACACGCTGCTGGCCGATCTGGACAGCGCGCTGCCGGAAGGTTCGCTGCGCGAGCTGCACAGCACCGGGCGCCGTCGCATCGTGGTGCTGGTCACCAAAGAGGCCCACTGCCTGGGCGATCTGTTGATGAAAAGCGCCTATGGCGGCCTCGACGTTGAAATCGCCGCCGTGATCGGCAACCACGACACGCTGCAATCGCTCGTGGAACGTTTCGATATTCCTTTCCATCTGGTGAGCCACGAAGGCTTGACGCGTGAACAGCACGACCGCGAAATGACGGCCCAGATCGATCAATATCAGCCGGATTACGTGGTGCTGGCCAAATATATGCGCGTGCTGACCCCGGCCTTCGTGCAGCATTATCCGAATCAGGTGATCAACATTCACCATTCGTTCCTGCCGGCGTTTATCGGCGCGCGCCCTTACCACCAGGCCTATGAGCGCGGGGTAAAAATCATCGGCGCCACCGCCCACTACGTTAACGACAATCTCGACGAAGGCCCGATCATCATGCAGGACGTGATCCACGTCGATCACACCTATTCCGCCGAGGATATGATGCGCGCCGGGCGCGACGTAGAGAAAAATGTGCTCAGCCGCGCGCTGTATCAGGTGTTGGCACAGCGCGTCTTCGTCTACGGCAACCGCACCGTTATTCTGTAA
- a CDS encoding TIGR00730 family Rossman fold protein: MRNNICVFCGASEGVNPAYAEQARQLGQLLAAQGRRLIYGGGKKGLMGIVADAVLAAGGEAVGIIPERLVEAETAHRGLTELEVVPDMHTRKARMAALADGFIALPGGIGTLEELFEIWTWGQIGYHNKPVGLLNVNGFYRPLSQFLEHVADQGFMRHDYLGTLHISESAQTLLQQFDDYQPKNYDRWAK, translated from the coding sequence ATGCGAAACAATATTTGCGTTTTTTGTGGCGCCAGTGAAGGCGTCAATCCCGCTTATGCCGAGCAGGCTCGTCAACTGGGGCAGCTGCTGGCCGCACAGGGGCGCCGTTTAATCTACGGCGGCGGCAAGAAAGGATTGATGGGGATCGTGGCAGATGCCGTGTTGGCGGCGGGCGGTGAAGCTGTCGGCATTATCCCCGAGCGCCTGGTTGAAGCGGAAACCGCACATCGCGGCCTGACCGAACTGGAAGTGGTGCCTGATATGCATACGCGCAAAGCCCGTATGGCCGCGCTGGCGGACGGTTTTATCGCCCTGCCCGGCGGCATCGGCACGTTGGAAGAGTTGTTTGAAATCTGGACCTGGGGACAAATCGGCTATCACAACAAGCCGGTCGGCCTGCTGAACGTTAACGGCTTCTACCGCCCGCTGAGCCAATTCCTCGAACACGTCGCCGATCAGGGCTTTATGCGCCACGACTATCTCGGCACCCTGCACATCAGTGAATCGGCGCAAACGCTGCTGCAACAGTTTGACGATTATCAACCCAAAAATTACGACCGCTGGGCGAAATAA
- the xthA gene encoding exodeoxyribonuclease III: MKFVSFNINGLRARPHQLAAIIEQHQPDVIGLQETKVHDDMFPLEEVNQHGYHVFYHGQKGHYGVALLTKAEPLAVRRGFPTDEEDAQRRIIMADLATPQGTLTVINGYFPQGESRDHPIKFPAKTRFYQDLQNYLEQQLSAESPVLIMGDMNISPSDYDIGIGEDSRKRWLRTGKCSFLPEEREWMDRLLNWGLVDTYRHANPGRNDEFSWFDYRSKGFDDNRGLRIDLLLASTPLASRCIATGIDYQTRGMEKPSDHAPVWAEFTL; this comes from the coding sequence ATGAAGTTTGTCTCTTTTAATATCAATGGACTGCGCGCGCGTCCGCATCAGCTGGCGGCAATTATCGAACAGCACCAGCCCGACGTGATCGGCCTGCAAGAAACGAAAGTTCACGACGACATGTTCCCGCTGGAAGAAGTCAACCAGCACGGCTATCACGTGTTCTATCACGGGCAAAAAGGCCATTACGGCGTAGCGCTGCTGACCAAAGCGGAGCCTCTGGCCGTGCGCCGCGGTTTCCCGACCGATGAAGAAGATGCGCAGCGTCGCATCATCATGGCCGATCTGGCGACGCCGCAGGGCACGCTGACGGTGATCAACGGCTACTTCCCGCAAGGTGAAAGCCGCGACCACCCGATCAAATTCCCGGCTAAAACACGCTTTTATCAGGATTTGCAAAACTACCTGGAGCAGCAGCTGTCGGCGGAATCCCCGGTGTTGATCATGGGTGACATGAACATCAGCCCGAGCGATTATGACATTGGCATCGGCGAAGACAGCCGTAAACGCTGGCTGCGCACCGGCAAGTGTTCCTTCCTGCCGGAAGAGCGCGAATGGATGGACCGCCTGCTGAACTGGGGCCTGGTAGACACCTATCGCCACGCCAACCCGGGGCGCAACGACGAATTCTCGTGGTTCGACTACCGTTCCAAAGGGTTCGACGACAACCGCGGTCTGCGTATCGATCTGCTGCTGGCCAGCACCCCGCTGGCTTCGCGCTGCATCGCCACCGGCATCGATTATCAAACCCGCGGTATGGAAAAACCTTCCGACCATGCGCCGGTCTGGGCGGAGTTTACGCTGTAA
- a CDS encoding pyrimidine (deoxy)nucleoside triphosphate diphosphatase, protein MKIIDVVAAILEQNGHILLAQRGTGSDQAGLWEFPGGKVETGESQPEALARELDEELGICARIGDYVGSNQWQQGERIIRLHAWQVTAFSGELQQRCHSALVWVTPQQAQEYALAPADVPLLADYIAAQSGAR, encoded by the coding sequence ATGAAAATTATCGACGTGGTAGCCGCTATTCTGGAACAGAACGGCCACATTTTACTGGCCCAGCGCGGCACAGGCAGCGATCAGGCCGGTCTGTGGGAGTTTCCCGGCGGCAAGGTTGAAACGGGCGAAAGCCAGCCAGAAGCGCTGGCGCGCGAGCTGGATGAAGAATTGGGAATTTGCGCCCGTATCGGCGACTATGTGGGCAGCAATCAGTGGCAGCAAGGCGAACGCATCATCCGCCTGCACGCCTGGCAAGTCACGGCGTTCTCCGGTGAACTGCAACAGCGCTGCCACTCGGCGTTGGTCTGGGTTACGCCGCAGCAGGCGCAGGAATACGCCCTGGCGCCCGCCGACGTTCCACTGCTGGCGGACTATATCGCCGCGCAAAGCGGTGCACGCTGA
- a CDS encoding YnjH family protein, translating into MKRGLSGGLAAAALMFSGLAVANRGDVDVVLPVSPEIWGTAKSGVNPPPAQPCNRCCVYQNQNYSEGAVLKVEGEVLQCVREPNTIGTNPLIWVRLKK; encoded by the coding sequence ATGAAGCGTGGACTCAGTGGGGGATTGGCTGCCGCTGCCCTGATGTTTTCCGGCCTGGCAGTCGCCAATCGCGGCGATGTGGACGTGGTGTTACCGGTTTCGCCGGAGATTTGGGGCACGGCCAAAAGCGGCGTCAACCCACCGCCGGCACAGCCCTGCAACCGCTGTTGCGTCTACCAGAATCAAAACTATTCCGAGGGCGCGGTGCTTAAAGTGGAAGGGGAAGTGCTGCAGTGCGTGCGTGAGCCTAACACCATCGGCACCAACCCCTTGATTTGGGTGCGATTGAAGAAGTGA